GATGTTCATCCTTGTAGTTTAATCTTTGACAACCTGAGTAATTACTCTCTTACAATAACTCCTAGAAGTAGAATCACTCAGTCTCAAGATGTCCATATTCCAAGGCTTCTGCCATCCCTTACAAATTGCCTCCCAGAGAGGTAACTCTCCTGGGATGCTAAAGGAATGTGAACTAACACAGTCCCATGGAACACAGTTTTGGTGATACCCATCAGAAGGACAGATGCTCATGCTATGACCCAGCAAGCCCACTTCTGGGAGTTTATGCCATAAAAATTGTTCTACACGTACAAAATGACATGCAAATACAATTAGTCATTGCAGCCCTGTTGGTAATAGTGAAAGATCagaaataacccagatgtccatAATAAGGAACCGATCAAATACATGACAGcatatctatacaatgaaatactatacgGGTGTAAAACGAATTAAAAGCCTTTCTCTATCTTCATGGGGACAGCTCCCCAAGATAtagtaagttaaaaataagtgcAGGGAGGGACAAATTCAAGGTATGGGATTATCAGAGACAAACTACTCTGTACAAAATAGACAAGCAGCAAGGATatattttatagcacagggaattatagccaccGTCTTATAATAACTtcgagtataatctgcaaaaatactgaatcaccatgctatatacctgaaactaatataatattgtaaatcaactattcctCAATAAAAAACATATGCAGACTGATGTAAGGAGTATGCTATTTTTGTATGAAAAAATGTGGCAAATGATGGCCTTCATTCATATTTACATGTATAAACATAGATAAGTTCTAAGATAAATTAAAACAGTGCCTGCCTGCCTACTTGTGGGTGATTTTGGCATGGCCAGAGGAATCAGGACCAAAGAGGATGAATCAGGACAAAAGAGCAATTGTTTTTCATTGatcactttttaatgtttttagatttttgaaaCCAGGCTGTACTTCAATtcagaaaatgtctttaaaaattgcCTTCCAGTATTGTCAACCTTTCCTGGGTGTGATAATGCtattgtagttatttttttatAGACTGCTTATCTTTTAGAGATCTGTCGTCACATACTTACAAATGAGATTATATAATGTCCAGGTTTGCTTCAAAATGGTCTATGAGTGGGGGAAGCAGAATGGTATATACATTGCAGGTGAAACTGGGTGTGAATTGATGACTGTTAAAGCTGACAAACTCTTACCTGAGGATTCATTATGCTCTTCCGTctactttaaaaaactaattattgaggtaaaattgacataaAATCAACCACTCTAAACCGAACCATTCAGTGGCCTTTAGCACCCTCACAGCGTTGTGCACTgaccacctctatctagttccaaaacatttccatcacttcaaaCGAAAACCTGTGTCCAGTAAGcaatttttccccctctcctcttccctccagaccctggcaaccatcCATCTGCGTTCTGTCACTAGGGATTTATCTATTCTTGATAGTTCACATAAATGGAACCATGCTATCTGTGACTTTCCATGTCTGGCTTCTCTTACTGAGTGTAATGATTTTgaggttcatccaggttgtagtAGATACATCATGCTGCATATATACCTTGTAGCACATAGCACGCAGACTGCGTTTCTTTTTAATCCATTGTATTTATGTACCACATTATGTTTATCCAGTCACCCATTAAtgaacatttgggctgtttccaccttttggctactgtgaatagtgttCTGAACTTGCACATACATGCACTTGCTGGAGtaccttttcagtttttttgagtaTTTACCTAGGAGTGTAATTGCAGAGTTATATGGTAaatctctctttaactttttgaggaaccactgaACTGTCTTCCATAGCACCcaaaccattttacattcccaccagcagtgtgggaaggttccagtttctccacatcctcgacaacacttgttattttctcttttgtgttttctttattgtaAGCCATCCTAGTGGgcgtgaagtggtatctcattgtggttttgatttgcatctccccgatgactaatgacgttgagcatcttttcatgtgcttcttggccatttgtacatctttttcagagaaatgtcgattcaagtcctctgcccattttgaAATggggtcatttttctttttcttgtttctgcttttgtatATGTATTAAATTCtccatagtaaaaaaaaaaaggtataaaaataatagatattttattaaaaactttaagaaacacacatttttttttcctgaaaaggtAGTCATATGCCCTCCTTTTACCCCTGACTTGAATTCCACAGAAATTCTTGCATAATCTCTTTCTCCATATACCATCCATAAtgtggtcccccccccccaaagtatTAGCTCTTCAAACAAATAAAGAAGTACAAGTTTCTCCCCTTTCAGCCtcaggtgggtggggggtgggccagcagggctgggagtTAGGAGTAGCAGAAGCTGGCTGTCCCCATCACTTTGGCCACAGCCTAAGGCTGATCCCCCACCTACCCAGAAGCCTGGTGATTCCTTCCCTGATGTCCCACCTCCGTGTCTTCGCTAAGATTCGTCCGGGAAGGGAGGGCCCCGTCTATAGCAGAAGAAACCTTCCGGGCCCGAGTCCAACCACATCACAAGACTGGATGGCCCAGCGGAGAGACAAGCATGTCAGTGGCTCCCATGGCCAATGGGAGAGGCTTCACCCAGCTCATGTTCTGCTGTGGTAGTCGGGCCAAACAGATGGCTTGGGATAaacaggggggtggggggggggtgttgccCAAGGGGGGGTGCGGTTTGGCTTTGAGTGGCTGCAACCTCCTTCTGGATCCTAGAGAAAGAAGCTGGTGAGGTGAAGGCCAagcctgaggaaggggctgtCTTGTGGTGCCTTCTAAACATTTTATGATGTGTTTTAGCAGTGGCACTCTTGTTCAAATAAACCATTACGATACttaagatggaggaggaggaagctgctGCAGCTGATGAGGGGGTGAGGAACCCAGAGCCTTCCCTCCCTCGAGGCCACGTGGCCCTTTAGGGGATTCTGGGCCTCTGGGGAACACGCTGATCCTGTTAACACATAGTCTTTATATGAAACCACAGGGTACTCAACACAGTCTGTGTCTTTGAGCCTGTCTGTGGGCCCCATAGGCCTGAGGAGAAACCTGGCAGCCTGTCAAGTGCCAGCCTGAAATTCTGACCCCCTTCCACAGGTAGAAGCAGCCTCCTTCTTACCCCTCACCTGCCCTTCTAGGGACTGACcaagggctggaggggtgggccaggtggggctgggctgcaggaaaCAGAGAGGGACAGGAGCTGCAGTCCCCGagcctgccctgtcccctcccagcaAGAGAGCCTGGATCTCAGTCTCTGTTACTCCAGCCGAACTGCCTTTTGCCCCATCTGTGCCAGGCCCCTCCACCTGCACCTCTCCCAACCTTAAGAGAAATATGAGAAAAGggatgccccctcctcccactccagaaAATGTGACATAGGATTTCCTCCAACCCTGATTCTGGTTCTCAGCACGGTTAACCTGTAAGCACCCCCTACCCCCCAGGCCCCAATAGTCCTACAGTGTTAGTTCCTTACTTAGAGAATGGACACATTTTTGGCTGTGGGATGATATGTGGGGGCATTTGTAAGGAAGCAAATACAGAGTGGGGAGAATAACTTTACCCTGAGCTTCAGTTGTCTCATCTGCACACTGGGGATCATGGTACCTCCTCCATGGAgctattttgaggattaaataagataatacatggCCAAGCCCAACATCACGACAGCTCAGTTTTAGAAGCAGTTCTGGACCAGAGAAAGGGCGTGCTCTGTCCTTCACATGACGTGTCACCTCTCTTGAGGCTCAGATCTCCTCTCTCTGAGTTCCAGGCTTTTCACCTCATATTAATATCTACAGTTTTATTATACCACAGTAGCTAGAGGAAGTAGAGATAATTCACATAAAGTGCGTAATATAGTGCCTGGCATAGGGGAAGTACTCAAAATATGGTGTTAACAGCGGCAGTTATAactacttttattattatgatgatgatgatcactATTGCTATTATTTAACGAGAAGGGCAGTGTGGTTTGCTAGTTAAGCACATAGATTCTGGAGCCAAACGGACTAGGTTTAAATTCCAGTTCACTAttggagctgtgtgaccttgtgcaagttacttaacttctctgtgcctacATTTTGCTAACCATATAAGAATAATAGTAATTACAGCTACCTCACGGAGTTGCcgtgaaaattacatttttgtatGTAGAGTGCTTTGAAGAGTGCCGGGCAAATAATAAATCCTACAAACAGCTTGCTGTTAGTCAGAGTAGTACAGGTATTATTATTAACAAGCGGATTCTGAAAGCCTTCCCCCTGGGTCCAATTGATAAGAGCCACAAACCAACATCTTCACCATTCCGCTAATGGTTGAGTGACTTGgaagctgcgtgaccttgggcaggttaacACCCCTCTCTGAGTCCGCTTTTATTTATCTACAAAATGTGATTTATGCTAGTAAATGGTAGCTTCTAGGTTGTTAGACTTCGTTAATGAGCGATGACCCGTGGGAAGCTTCTAGCTTCCAGTTAATTAGGTTCTCGTCTCGGTGCCCTGCCTAAATCCAGCTCCAttccctgccccgccctccctcccaccccgcgGGGGAGCGCTCTGAGCTCGGATTCCCTCCCGCGGGGCGCGAGGAGGGGGGTGCCCGGCGCCCGCTGCCAGGCCCTATTCTGGGGGCCGAGCGCGCCCGCGGCCGTGCCAAGCTTCCCCGGGGATCAGGTTTCTGCTGACGCGGTGCCAGGCACGTCTGCTTCCAGGAACCGGCAGCCGCATTTAGCCGCGGGCCGCACATGAAAGGGCTGCAGTCGGAAACGTGACGTTGTGTCAACAGGCGAGGCAGGTCAGCGCTGGGTGAGACCATCCCGGCAGGCCTGGAGGATCACGCCCTGTCTGCCTGCGGCCAGATCCCAAGCGtctgctcccctgcctcctgccacctctCCTTGGCCCCCAAGCCAGTGCTTCACCCCCTCACACTCTCACACACCCCTTTTTAAACAGAGGTCCTCTTTGTCCCGATTGGGTGAAAGGCTGGGGTGCGAACCCCTCCTCCGCATCTCCCTCCCAGCCACTTGGAACCTGCTGGAGCTGGCCTAGAAGGAAGGTCAAGGGCAAACCAGCAGCAGACAAGGAGGCAGAGGGCCGGCTGCCACTTTCCAGGGGGTGTTTGCTAGTGGCAGACTCCAGTAGGGGGATTCTGGGTTGACTGTATTGAAccctctaactttttttttagccCAGGGTGCTCCAaccacttccttctctccccgCAGCTACTCCTTCAGTCATGGCCCCAGGAGAAGAGAGGGGCAGGCAAAAAGAATTTGGTGTTGATTTCAAGCCTCTGCTCCATCCCCAGGATACACTTGATTTGTTTAGGTTTTCCCTCAAAAAATCTAGCCAGAAATGCTTAGCAATTCATGGAGGAATTCAGGGGCTTCAAAGGCAGAAGACCTGGAGACCCAGGCTCTCAGGAAAGAGGCCCTTACAGAGTTTGCCATCTGCCTGCAATAGAACATGTGAAAAGGGCTCAGAGTCCTTATTTAACCAAACCAAAAACAGGTGTGGGGGGTGATGCCAGACCACCCGTTCATGGCCGAGACCACTAGTTCATCTCCGGACTCCTGATTCAGGCTCCTCCCACGTCACCAAGCTGCCTGGGGACCATTGTGCCTTTCAGATAATGCCTTCTGCGTCTTGCACCAGCCAGGCGATGCTcactcctgcctgcctgctcatcaggaggcagggaaggtgacatttgaagcAAATAGACTCCAAGTGCAGGTGGTGTCTCTGCCTGGCTGAGAACTCCCTGTGGGCAGATTTCCTGCATGGGCTCCAGACGGCCAGAGGGATGCTTTGGGATCTGGAGTGTGGTGAGCCAGGCACTGGCCGTCAGGAAGCATCAGGACATCtctgagagggagaaggagagaagcaaAAATGCTCCACCGGGTAATTTCCCacgaaatttttctttttttcataagaGCCCTTGACTAAGGAACACCAATATTCATTCACGCACAAACACACCCAATGAGAGGAAGTCCAGGAAGGATGTAGAAAATAATCACGGAATGTTGCCTTCAGCAGCAGTAGGACAGGATATGGCAAATCCATTAGACCTTGCTGGAGATTCAAGAAGTTACACTGCGTCTGCCTTGGCAGAGAGCAAGCCCCAGGAGCGattattattgcaaaataatccATTAAATCTTTTCTCAATGTGCCTACTCCTCCCTCCATCAAGCTCCCCAGACCCTAAGGCCCACGATTTCACGCTTTGATTTTCTGTCAGTTTCTAAGGACTGTGACAAAAGCAGACTGGGGAAAAATACACTTTTTGCTTAATTCTGCAAAGAGGCACAGGACGATCGTGAACTTCTGGCAAGAGCTGGTTTCAGAaaacaattaaacaaatatttacctaCTAAATCGACTAAGCTTATTCTGTCTGACTGACTGAGTACGATGCACACAAAAAGCTGAATGAAATTACACCAAGATTAACTAATTGCTACCTTCAGCCAAGACGGGAAGGCAGAAGGAGCCGGCCCCATCACACCCTtgagagttatttaaaaaatgcaggagaccatctttctcttccacaggaaaaggattattttattaagtatttttaaacaactaCTTAACATTGACtcatagataaaaatatttacaatttcaCACCTTCAGGAAGGCTCCAAAATATAAACACTGTACCTCtccctagagaaaaaaaaattattcttctcttcaaaaacaggaatacattcatttttttctcacttttgtagATCAAGtaattatacaaataaacatctgaaacattttcctttttaatatatttatataatatatatttataacagttTTACAAATAAAGGCAACGACTtgataccaaaataaaaacaaggaaagaaaaagttaaacacGATCAGCGATCAAGCACAGTGCATTTCGAAAAGCTGGTGCAGGGCTAGCTGGACAAGTCAGAAAAGTACTCTGgaccaaaaataaaacttctttgaAGGAGACAGAATCCTTTTTAGCCATAAGGACACTCCAAGTGCCGTCGGGCAAGGGGAAATAGCCTGCAGAAAGGATCTTGCTGTGCCAAGGGTTGGTTAGGCCTTTAAGAAGCTAAGCTTGGTTAAAAGGAGTTTTAGGACCGAGCTGACAACCGAGAGTCGAGCTTTGCTTGTCAAAAGAAGCAACGTGTGACTTGGTTTTTCTGCACTTCGGGGTGCTTGGAACTTTAGGCGCCTGCATCTCTCAGACCCTGGTGTGTTTCCCTGGACGGCGAAGCAGTTTCTAGGTGAGACCAGAAACAGGTGCCAGAGGCCCGGGGGActcctccccccttccctggCAGCTGGGCTTGTGCCCGGGGGCCCTTTTCAGTTCCTTAGTAAGCTCATCACTACGAAAGCCTGAGTAGGGAACTACATTCTCTTTATTCGTccgaggcaggggtggggagcagaccTGCGgaaatctccccaaaccactacCGTGCTGTGCCAGTGTCTGCTACCTCACCACTTTGCAGAAAGCTCCGTCTGGCTGCCCTCTCCCCGTAGGGTGAGTCACAGCGACAATAAAAGGGAGAAGGGTGGGGTCACAAGAGCTGGCTGGGAACAGGCACTCTGGAAAGCCCTCCTTTGAAAGTACCTTTTTCTCAAAGCCACAGACCCGGCTCCCAAAGTGAAGACTGACTCACAGACCAAGACTTTGAAGCTTTTGAAAATCCAGCTGATTTGTATCAGCGGGGGCTATTCTCTGGGTGGGGAAAAGCCCAGAGGTCTGCTACAATCCCCCCCAAATCTCCTGATGTCAGGCAATCCTTCACATCTTCCCTATGCCAAAAGGAGCTTTAATGTCCCAtaccaacacatacacacacatacacacacacacacctgaatctTCTCTCCCCGCCTCAGATGATCTTGGCATACACACCAGAACAATCTTGCTACACtcacaaacacattttttttttttttttggaagtaaggaggaaggaaagcaaagcagCAGGATCCCCTGAAGAGTTTAGTCTTTGGTTTCTAAGTTTAAAGGGGGAATCTGCTTCAGAGCTTGGAGCAGGGCGGAAGAGTCGATGGCCGGATGGGGTGGCAAGGGTGAAGGGAGTCTCTGCGGCATGAGCAAGGGGGCTGAGATCTTGTCGGGGTTCATGAAGCTGGTGAGGGCTGCAGCGGAAGCGTTGAGGCCCGGGTACAGCACGGGCACGGAGGTGGGGTACCAGCACTTCTCCAGCATGGGCAAGTAGGCGGTGGCCGAGGGCGGGATCAGATAGAAGGGCAGGCAGAAGGGaggctggtgagggtgtgggccCAGGAACGGGGAGCTGATCAGGTCACTGCTCGGGAAATGGCCTTCATCATCTGAGAGCTGCATTCTGCTCTTCTTGGTGGGGGGTTCTTCTGATTCTTGCTTAATAGCACCGATCCTGTCTCCCATGAACCTGCGTCCATGATCGCTTTTGAAGTACGGCTGCTCGACTCGCAGCTCACTCTTCTCGGATTCTCCTCCGTAGCCGCTGTCTGTGTCCGTGTCGCTGCCACTCTGCTCCCCGCTCGAGTGAGCGAAAGTCCGCTGGATGACGGGCACACAGTTTTTGCCTGGGCCTTCAGAGCCTTTGGCCAGGGAGCCGGGATTCTCCTTGAAGTCCATCACTTTGGGAGCTGGGTCTGACGGCTTCCTGGAGGCACCGCCCTGCAGGAGCTCGGAGACCACACGGTGGAGGTGGGTGACCAGCTGCGAAGACTTCAGGTCCCGGGTGTTCTCGTGCTTGGCCAGGTACTGAAGCACCTCCCGGGCACACGTCTCGAAGCCTGAGCAGAACATCTCTTGACCGGCTTCGACACTTCTCCCCGACAAATCACCTGGATCAACACAGATCCAAAGGAAGACATGTCAGAAAGCCCTGTGGTTCATCTGGATATACCTTTATTCCAAAGACCGGgagctttcctttttgtttatagCATTCGCCGGTTTATGTTCCTAACTTCAATAGTAACATGATCAGAGAAAATCTGGATTACACTGAAAagcataaagaataaaagaaacatcGTCCGTCATCCTACCATTCAGAGACAAAATATGATTTGtagtggctgaataatatcccatcaTAGAAATAAACCACCTTTAATAAAGACACACTATTTCCTCTTGTTGAATTTATAAGTTGTTCCTGAGTTTTCATTATAAGTGATACAGCAATGAACATCCTAGTATGTTAATAACTAAAGTCAATTTATAGAACATCAGTCTTACCAGAGCAAGAAGGACAGAGACCAGAGAGTCGTAAAATGAGGATGAAGGAACAACGTCACCAAAAGTAAGCTTGCTTTCAATGACTTACACAAGTTGCAGTCATGCTGTAATCTTTAAAGGCTGTTTCTAAGTGTTATGTGTGTTTTCTATCTGTGATCCCCAGGAAATTAGGTATGATCATCTTCCCATTttcaatgaggaaactgacaaaAGCACCTGCTGTATTTCTGCGATCCTCCTCATACTAGTTTggaaaggagggcagagaagaatGGAATGAGGCAGTGGGGAGAAGAATTTTGCCCTAGTTTGTACAGTATTATTTGGAAGGGGTGAGATGAGATGGTTACAAGGTGACTATGATTCTCTGGAAGTCAGGAGAAACAGATGATGAAACATCAGTTTCGTTAGATTGTGTAATTCGCCAGGATACCTAGTGGCTATTCAGGGAACCACATGAAATGCAGGAAAAACTGCTGTCATCCTGCCAGGATCATACCACACACTGAGTGATAAGGAAgtagagaaataggaaaacaCTGGGGGCATACCCGTGATTTATTCTCCAATGAAACAGGGCTAAGAGGACCAACTGTAAAACACCCACAGTGCAAATTATAAGTGCCTTGGCATTttaaaagggaagggggaaaactCCCGGAACCCAGAAACTCTTAAGCCAAAATGCCACAGAAATATTTTACCATTTGACTAATATGTATTCATACCAGGTGGCAAACAGCAGCATTCCAAATGAAAAGTCTGACCTTTTCGGAAAGATAAAACAGCATCTCCCGCAGTGAATGTGCATAAGCAATTTGTTGCAGGGATGTTTGTTATACCAGATGTTGAGCCCACAGGCTCTCTGTTTGCGTTAGAACTCTTAAGAGATGACAGCCAGACTGGGGTACTCACCAGCTTGCAGACCGCTCTGCAGGGCAATGATTTTCTGCTGCTGTTGATCAATTAGGTTTGTTAGCGCTTTCACATGCTTCAAGGTAAGTTCAAGAACCACTGCTTTTTCCAAGTGACCCAGAGTCTGGAATAAAAAGAGCCTCAGTCAGCAGTGAGCTCAGAGAAGTCTCACCTCTGGGACATTTATTAGCAATGAGCTATgtctctaaaggaaaaaaaaaaaaaaaagaaagaaaaagaaaaagagaaagaaaaagaaatggcctTTCCTGGTTGGCTAAatttagttttacatttagagatgatgtttaaaaatatgtacatatgtatacagtTCTGATTAAAGACCAACAAACGAGTGTCACTCATCTTTGGAGGCATTTTGGAAGCAGCAGCTACCTTAGGAGAAAGCTTTGACAGATAAATTTCTCCAGCAGCCAATGTTGACCTTAACTCAGGGGAATCCGGAGATAACATTTCTCTGCAGTGGTGTCAACCGAGGAGGGACTTCTACTGTGTCTGGCAGCCAAGAGGCTTTCCCTAGTTTCTTTCCTGACACTCTGTCATAACTTCCAGCTCATCTaggcttttttcttcctccctaaatactattcttttttccctttccccaagCAAAGTCTGCCAAGCTAGTAAACTGTTGGTTATTGCCAAGAAAGGACAGGACGTGAAAATCACACACCAAAACAAgtcctcttattttaaaaaggggttgaggggagggggtaCATAAAATTGTGGGTTGCTTGGTTTGCTCGAGTCAGGAAAACTAGGGAACACTGAAAATCACCAGAAGGGAAAGTCTTAAACTCTTGCTCAGGAAGGCCAGCCAGTGAGTGGTGTTGGAGTCAGCCTGGAGAAGTACAGGCGATTCTCACCTCATTTGCCTGAGGCTGCCAGAAAATTCTGGGACTAAGGAAGGGTACCTCCAAACTGAGCCACCCACCAACTCAGGATCCAGCCATTTGGTCTGCAGTTCCCGGTTGGGCCTGCAGGCGGcgagtgaccccccccccccccgcccgccctCTGGGCAGAGGAGCCGGTTTGGAGAGGGGCCAGCTTCTCACTTACTGTAAGTTTGAGATGTTCGGGGAGGAGATCCTTCAGCTGGGCGATGCACTCGTTAATCCGGTCACGTCTCTTTTTCTCGATGAGCCGGTGCGGCAGTTTGTAGGTCTCCTGCAAGGCGCACGGGGAGACGGTGGGCGCCGGAGGAAGGGGATGAAAAgtccttctcctctcccaccccgaGGCGCGATAAGGGTCGGGGCAGCCGAGCAGAGTCACACCCAGAACCACCTTCTGCCCCTCTTTCTCGAAGCCACTCAGTAGAGAGTCACGGAGCCCACACGTTGCATACCCCCTGCAACCTCAAAGTGAGAAAACTTTTCTTGGAAACTCAGTGCGTGCTAGGGGCTGGGGTCCCCTGGGGCGCGGTGCTCTTACCTTGCTGTCTTCGCTCCGCTTTATTCCCCGCCTCGACTTGTACACTTGGTACATGTGGGCAAAATCCATCCTGCAGGAAGAGGAACGAGGAAGGGTCGTGACTCTGAGTGCGCACCGGCTGTAGGAGCCCTGGGGGCAAGAGCCCCCGGATGCGCTTAGAGCTACTCCGAGTTGAAAGCCGCGCAGAACGCAGGACTGGCGTTAAGGCTTGAAGGGGCCGGGGGTGCCAGCTTACCCTGGTAGGTCTCCGGGCTCCAGTCCTGGCGCTTTGGGGAGGCAAGCAGGGGGCGGTTGCGCGCTGGGGATTCGCTCCATGGCGCGGCGAGCCGGGGCCACTGTGCGCTCCTGTCTGCAGTGGCAGAGCGTCTTGTGAGGACTGTCCTGGAAGGGGCTTCTGGAGGGTCCCTCCTCAAGGGTTCCTCTGAGGCAGAGCTCCCTGAAATCCGCTGGGCTGCGAGGAGTTGCGGCTTTGAGGATGCGGCTTCAGTTGGGGGCGTGCATGGTGTCCCCGCGGCCTCTGGCTCCGGCTCTGCGCACAGACTGGCGGTGTGTGCTCCCTGCGCCGTCTGCGCCGTGCGAGCCAAGTGAATGAGAAGTGGGGCgggcggggaggcgggagggagcgcggcggcgggggggggggcggttagggcagagtggggggggggggggggacgagcCGAGGAGTAATGGAGAGGCTGCGGGCTGGGTTAAATGGGAGCGAGTGGGTGGGTTGGAGCTACGTGTTCTACCCTGTGACTCCAGGCACGTCTGGCCGCTGCCGGGGAGGGAAGGAGCGAcctgcccgccctcccccggCTTCATCACATGAGTCTCACGTGTTGGACAACGCTCCCGCGGCTGCgagggagcccccacccccagccccggcccccagGTGTCTGCGGCTGCCTTTCCCCGAAGAGGGGGTGGCAGCTCGGCCTGGGTCCTGCCCAGCCGGGTGGGGGGCGCGGAAGTTGGAAGGGGCCGGGGAGCCGGGCGGTGGAGGGGGGAGGTTGGTAACGTGGGCGAACCTGCCCCAGGGAAATGAAGTAAGTTCCCGTCTCCTGGGAGGGAACGGGGGAGGACGGATACGCCCGCGTCTGACTCAAGCCGGGAGAGGAATATCCCCTCGCTCGCTCCAGCCcaaccctcttcctcctccccccgcGCGGCCGGCTCGGAGGAACCGGCGCGCAGCGGAGGGAGTCGCCCGGcccccctgccttccccagaggCTGGGGTTTCTTTCCGTGCCggcttccctgcccccactccgCAGCCCCGCGTCCAGGAATCGCCCGCC
This Camelus ferus isolate YT-003-E chromosome 17, BCGSAC_Cfer_1.0, whole genome shotgun sequence DNA region includes the following protein-coding sequences:
- the BHLHE40 gene encoding class E basic helix-loop-helix protein 40; the encoded protein is MERIPSAQPPPACLPKAPGLEPGDLPGMDFAHMYQVYKSRRGIKRSEDSKETYKLPHRLIEKKRRDRINECIAQLKDLLPEHLKLTTLGHLEKAVVLELTLKHVKALTNLIDQQQQKIIALQSGLQAGDLSGRSVEAGQEMFCSGFETCAREVLQYLAKHENTRDLKSSQLVTHLHRVVSELLQGGASRKPSDPAPKVMDFKENPGSLAKGSEGPGKNCVPVIQRTFAHSSGEQSGSDTDTDSGYGGESEKSELRVEQPYFKSDHGRRFMGDRIGAIKQESEEPPTKKSRMQLSDDEGHFPSSDLISSPFLGPHPHQPPFCLPFYLIPPSATAYLPMLEKCWYPTSVPVLYPGLNASAAALTSFMNPDKISAPLLMPQRLPSPLPPHPAIDSSALLQALKQIPPLNLETKD